Within the Plutella xylostella chromosome 20, ilPluXylo3.1, whole genome shotgun sequence genome, the region GCCGGACAGCCGTCCCTACGAGATACGTTTCCATCTTTACCGAATTCGTAATTTTCCTTTATAGTAAGCTTGTAttagtgatatttatttgattggtGTGGGTTTTGGCCTGAGGCCCTCGCAGAATGAGAAAGAATATTTTAACCGAAAGCATACACATTCCCTCAGTGTGCAAATTGTAAGTTAATGAATTAAACACATTGTAAtgcatgtatattttatttattgatagaactaataaattctatgaattatcacaaatactaaaaaaatataggtagtaatTAGGTCCCTTTACCACTTAATAAAGCTACAGATAAtgtcttattatttttctcatattctctcctataggttggctggtacaaaatgctttaagccttttgtataattttattattaatacttatacatacaatattttgtaaacaattattaaactattattgtatataggaACTTAGGTAATCAGTAATCACAGGTGCTCCTCTGTTTGAATTGACGCATGAAGAAGAGGAAGAAGAGAGGCGTGAGGCCATTGAAGGCCAGGCGCATGCGCAGGGACGGGATCCTCCCACGCACCGCCAGTCTTGATTGTTCTTTTCGTTAGCCTAGAAAAGACAAAATGAAAAGTTCAGTATGATAATTATTGTTCTAAAAAATTACAGACAGACACTAACAAAACAACgctgtaacataaatattcaacacCAGTTTTCCTAAGACATTATTAGGGTAACAATGAagttaaattctattctattatttagccAAACATTTAGGAATAACCTACCTTTTTCCATATGAGGAGCCCCTCCTCAAGAAGCCTCTCATTGACTGCAGCCTGTCTGTTCATTGCTTCAGCTAATCAGCTATCATTGTGAGGGCTGAAGCCGTCGCCCTCTCACAGCGCAGTTGCTCCTTCTGCAACTCAAGCACATCGGCTGCTGCTTGTGTTCATCTCGTTTATGAttctaaaacaattcaaaacagAAATTGGATACatcgtaaattacaataccttCTTGACTACAACcggtaacatttatatttcaaaaaaaataggttaatACATTGATACTTACATGTCTCAGTCGTATTTCTCTAAGTTAGTTAAACttcctttcttcttattttccaaaaaaactaCGTTGACACGAAAATAAGAAAACATCTTATGTAGAAAAGAAAACATGGCGGCTGTCAAAAGTGCCACAGGTTATGAATTTCTTCAACGTTGAATTAAAAAGCCGTTTTTTGATACTTGCTATCGTCACTAAttccaacaaaatatattgtaggaacaaaattatttaaaacaattagtggtagtatttataatttttgcatggcaattaaaaaaatatagtttcattcatttcactcAAGCCATCCAAATACGAACTAGCGATATGAAAACGAGATCAAAGTATGTGTGTTATGAATCGCGTTTTTGAACATTGCGGATTTCATCTCGTAACTCGTTCGTAtcgctttacaaatatttcggtTGAGATGTGAATCGCGCCCCAGCATTATGTGTATCATTCACTTACATTCATTTCCCTCACACTTCActcaatattctgtcatattcattgaaatttgttgtctatgtctctgtgatttcaaacaacctcaaacaaccaaactttttggttttgaggttgccatggttactatttctaccgaggttgttttttgacatccgtcattgaaaataatattattacgccatgccctttgacaaacaatacaacgaacaagatggagtgtcagtgcaaaataaaCTTCTCGGGAACATATAACATATCAATATAACAtatcaatttctaagtaaggtcttattttaaaatattttgttagaagatttttcacttgattcaatagttctcattaagtcattaggtttaacttcttgaatctacctctgtggtctagtggtagaagctcagcttcatcacccagggatcccgggttcgatttccaggtagggccatcaatttgtgtttctatattgcggttccaagttaggttaggtcatttaatttaaacttttatctcggtttgacattatataaaacccagacagtatttcgcttcattttttatgtcacacaacatctagttcgtatattgtttatcaaaggctctgttcattttttcatcttgaatcttgacagaattagtgacaagtaaacaacccgttgcctggttaccggtcttaaccaagtcttagcggaaccccacagcagcaatcaagtttatcacccgatcaagggagttaaccccgtgatttagcatggtgggacactcactaaccttaacggtccaacatgtaaccaaaccgaggtatttttaacctaaccgaatggtgtgaaattaggccttagtgccaatttctcaattctcggttagagcataaccaagTAGTAGTGGTTaaattttgacacatctgtcatggattttatatggagatgacgtttaatttataaatcaatccctgtcggttagataaccgacaatggagaaattggcacttaagctgcgtacagaccggctaaacgaacgccaacgaacgggtttcgttgaccttcgttgctgcaatctgccctgtattatgtatgataaatatccatcgttgggtgttcgttgggccggtctgtacgcagctttagatTGCATGTCTATAGTACATAggctctctaatctgtggtcATCATCACGTCTTCATTGCCATATTGAGTTTTTGGGCAAAATTTTTGagatgttatgtaaataaaactgttcatattttatgatttttaccTATTTCCTTGATAACTATGACAAGTTCCGTTGCAATAGCCGTAGCCCTTTTCTTACTTTTAAATGATGTTACTTTGATATATGAAGGTAAGTTCAAGGAGATGTTTGGTTAAGTTACAACAGTTACAATATTTCCCAACaatcatgattttattttaaatcttcatgcataattatcataatcgTCATATACCTAATATGAAAACAATGTAGGGTATATGATCCATGTGTTACCAAGTTCTGGAGTATTGATTTACTGATCAAAATTGAGCTAACCTAAAAGATAcgaataagtaaatattggTTTTGGGTTTTGgtctacaccattcggtcgttcAAATTCGGATGTAACAAACACAATGAAACAAAAAgcaaataaacttattcaaaaccaatgatttcaaaaggaaagttacgcccttcagaacattttactcaaaccttcttcatacaagcaaaataactgccatctgttataatttgttggaactatgtcagagccgagctacttatcctgacgacgcaaccttgtacgtgcgttcatattttaccgtcaccgtactgtacataatatatgtacataataatatgagtgagttgcatgcggacgtccgtacaaggttacatcgtgcagccattgtagactttggtagtaaaataattatcgctttaaaatgtgtttatttattaattaaggatgatacgatattccatattcctttttgaccttcgtatcatagtttttgtagCCCTTCACAGCaaaaataggcatatttatcacaagaaacaaagaGACTATCTCTccgtcacagacaactgtcgactgaggaccgttggccctaaaatgtctattttagggccaacgcgcgggtgccattttcttgagtggtttggcctgtccttacgcagtaatatatatatgtcaatgttCAAAACCCTTTATTTTTAGGCCAGTTAATAACAGAGAAGAACTTCACAGAATGTATGATTTATCTACTCTCTGTCTGCGTATTACTAAGGCGGTTACAAATAATGCCTAAATTCATGAGGAAGTTCCACCTCGAGGTATGTTTTACTCCCGATAAAAAAGGATTCCGTGAATTTGGTTTtggaaagtatacgcgatcaGTACGTAGAAATAAACcatgtatactttcaagtattaagggccttaccacaaaaaacttagacagtatttaacagatgttgtcaaacgcctaataaatctgtcaaatttagttttaaacacttgttaaacaatgtttaaagttttttgtggtaaaaCAATTAGTTTTTGGTCTAGGAACTATTACTATTACACTacgggtgcgttctggccttgtatacttttgAAAGACGCAGTTAGGATGCCATCCTTGACTtaatacaggctgttgcaaaaagggtatactaagccgaaagggggtgactcagggagtgaattttcaaaacttgtagaacaaaagttgttcagaatgaccccccaagacaacaccctgtatttataaACCGTTTCATTCCAGATCCCGCTAACAACGATACTACTAGAATTATCCCTAGTCTACACATGGACCTCAATAGAGCAACTAGTGGAGGAAAGCTCAGAACAATTACTACAGATGCCCGTAGGGGCTGAGCTGGAATGGCTGTTCTGTAAGCTGCGATGTGGGAAGAACCTGACATTTCCGAGTATGATGCTGAAGATTTTCAGTTTCGTACTTCTACTTGGGGTGTGCCGCTTTCGGGATAAATAAAGTCAAATggttattacttatatacatgttttttttatacaattcaATATAAAAACTACAGGGAGTagggtatacagggtgttgcaaaattggtatactaagccaaaacctacatgtgcagcatgttatatctaagcccgaaactgaaatcagaatttggaaatcagcgaaaaaaaaaaaattttttcctagtaaaaagtcacgtgatcaacaaagttactatggaaaatgttttttttttcgcgaattttcaaattctgatttcagtttcgggcttacaTATAACATgttgcacatgtaggtttcggcttagtataccctttttgcaacaccctgtatagggcTTTGGGAGAAGAACGGTGAAAGTAAACTCCTAAgtcattttcaaaataaa harbors:
- the LOC105380782 gene encoding uncharacterized protein LOC105380782 isoform X1, with product MTSSVAIAVALFLLLNDVTLIYEGQLITEKNFTECMIYLLSVCVLLRRLQIMPKFMRKFHLEIPLTTILLELSLVYTWTSIEQLVEESSEQLLQMPVGAELEWLFCKLRCGKNLTFPSMMLKIFSFVLLLGVCRFRDK
- the LOC105380782 gene encoding uncharacterized protein LOC105380782 isoform X2, producing MTSSVAIAVALFLLLNDVTLIYEECMIYLLSVCVLLRRLQIMPKFMRKFHLEIPLTTILLELSLVYTWTSIEQLVEESSEQLLQMPVGAELEWLFCKLRCGKNLTFPSMMLKIFSFVLLLGVCRFRDK